The following proteins come from a genomic window of Paenibacillus spongiae:
- a CDS encoding cysteine hydrolase family protein, whose amino-acid sequence MRKLGRAPNQWSVSKEWVELGREAPERRIVGIQAAPQRLSLDLSRTAIVVVDMQNDFCSEGGWVDYIGGDYAALRRPVKPLNRLLPALREARVPVVWLNWGNREDRLNLSPSVLHVYNGTGEGIGIGEPLPGNGSKVLEKGSWGAAIVSELEVDPADIHVDKYRMSGFWDTPLDSILRNMRIDTVLFAGVNLDQCVMATLQDAVNSGYDAILLEDCCATNSPLYCIDAALYNIKQCYGFTADSMELMEAIKQLTGEERII is encoded by the coding sequence ATGCGCAAATTGGGCCGCGCCCCTAATCAATGGAGCGTGTCAAAGGAATGGGTGGAGCTCGGGCGCGAGGCACCGGAGCGAAGAATCGTCGGCATCCAGGCCGCCCCTCAGCGGCTTAGTCTGGATTTGAGCCGCACGGCGATCGTCGTCGTCGATATGCAGAATGATTTCTGCTCGGAGGGCGGCTGGGTCGATTATATCGGCGGCGATTACGCGGCGCTGCGCCGCCCTGTAAAGCCGCTGAACCGGCTGCTGCCGGCGCTGAGGGAGGCCCGCGTGCCTGTCGTATGGCTCAACTGGGGAAACCGGGAGGACCGGCTCAACCTCAGTCCCTCCGTCCTGCATGTCTACAACGGGACGGGCGAAGGGATCGGAATCGGCGAACCGCTGCCGGGCAATGGTTCCAAAGTGCTGGAGAAGGGAAGTTGGGGGGCGGCGATCGTATCCGAACTGGAAGTCGATCCAGCCGATATTCATGTGGATAAATACCGGATGAGCGGGTTTTGGGATACGCCGCTCGACAGCATCTTGCGCAACATGCGCATCGATACCGTGCTGTTTGCGGGCGTCAATCTCGATCAGTGTGTCATGGCGACGCTTCAGGATGCCGTCAATTCCGGCTACGACGCCATTCTGCTCGAAGATTGCTGCGCAACCAATTCGCCTTTGTATTGCATCGACGCGGCATTATACAACATTAAGCAATGCTACGGTTTTACAGCCGATTCGATGGAA